The Bos indicus isolate NIAB-ARS_2022 breed Sahiwal x Tharparkar chromosome 28, NIAB-ARS_B.indTharparkar_mat_pri_1.0, whole genome shotgun sequence genome has a window encoding:
- the LOC139180327 gene encoding LOW QUALITY PROTEIN: zinc finger protein 25-like (The sequence of the model RefSeq protein was modified relative to this genomic sequence to represent the inferred CDS: inserted 1 base in 1 codon; substituted 1 base at 1 genomic stop codon), translating to MIDEGIVCGKSLFNTKLRELSAELNEYNKNRKDISHYEYLAHLQTLEPDSGFNESRKHFYKTAQPTEHQRAHTGQEPSECNECEEAFYNKTHLTHTQRTHIGEKFYECNRCFRLFNKKHTYFTTHQRIHTGKNPYECSKNIGTFSVKSALTVHQRTHTGEKPYECTECGXNSVTSGHXLNIRDHTQERPFVCSECGKTLYGKSKLIIHQRTHTEEICYECTECRKTLVSKSSLVEHQRTHTGEKPFECSECGRTFSSNSNLKLHQSTHTGEKPYECTDCGKAYSHKLSLNYHCGTHTRQKPCEYDKRDTSFCQFVPSLEGKL from the exons ATGATTGATGAAGGTATTGTATGTGGAAAGTCACTTTTCAATACCAAGCTTAGAGAACTGTCTGCTGAActtaatgaatataataaaaataggaagGATATCAGTCATTATGAATACCTTGCTCATCTTCAAACTTTGGAGCCAGACTCTGGATTTAATGAATCTCGAAAACATTTTTACAAG ACAGCACAGCCCACTGAACATCAGAGAGCTCATACAGGACAGGAACCCAGTGAATGTAATGAATGTGAAGAAGCATTT TACAACAAGACTCACCTCACCCATACTCAGAGAACGCACATAGGAGAGAAATTCTATGAATGTAATCGATGTTTCAGACTCTTCAACAAAAAACATACATACTTCACAACACATCAGAGGATACACACAGGGAAGAATCCCTATGAATGTTCCAAAAATATTGGAACTTTCAGTGTGAAGTCAGCACTTACTGTGCATCAGAGaacacacacaggagagaaaccttatgaatgtaCTGAATGTG ATAACTCAGTGACAAGTGGACACTGACTGAACATCAGAGATCACACACAGGAGAGACCCTTTGTGTGTTCTGAATGTGGGAAAACCCTCTATGGAAAGTCAAAACTGATTATACATCAGAGAACACACACTGAAGAGATATGTTATGAATGTACGGAATGTAGGAAAACCTTAGTG TCAAAGTCTTCTCTTGTTGAGCATCAGAGAACACACACTGGGGAGAAACCCTTTGAATGTAGTGAGTGTGGGAGAACCTTCAGCAGCAATTCAAATCTCAAACTGCATCAGAGtacacacacaggagagaagccctATGAATGTACTGACTGTGGGAAAGCCTACAGTCACAAATTAAGTCTTAATTATCATTGTGGAACACATACAAGGCAGAAGCCCTGTGAATATGATAAACGGGACACATCGTTCTGCCAGTTTGTtccctccttggaaggaaagttatga